One part of the Algibacter sp. L1A34 genome encodes these proteins:
- a CDS encoding DUF4876 domain-containing protein has product MKKTILKRLGLTKLIAAFLLIGISTACSDDDAVANLGDLQVQIELASGLSDISLDGIEITATHTVDNSILSLTTSADGLVTFSNISVGTYTVIASKSTDDYTLSGTANNITVMKQVTTTAIVEVNAVNQDGGLVIKEVYSAGSGYISLFKDAFVEIFNNSSETLYADGMYIANLFGDTGVSGDTALSTVLTDDTYVYTDVMSQIPGVGTDYPVEPGKSIVIALNAVDYKEGSANPDGELDNTDATLEHYSIDWLEAQGRSGNSFFEFDNPAVANMTNIYMFDETNFFRLGTASASVVLVSNEAVFSDSDIVDYTEPGSTSTFKLMKISIDQVVDGVDILDNSGAADYKRIPASVDGGFTYVNADGAISYTGLSSRRKIDEVASARFGRTILLDTNNSTVDFEAIDFPDKYGYNN; this is encoded by the coding sequence ATGAAAAAAACAATTTTAAAAAGATTAGGTTTAACAAAACTAATAGCAGCTTTTTTGTTAATTGGGATATCAACGGCATGTAGTGATGATGATGCAGTGGCAAATTTAGGAGATTTACAAGTTCAAATAGAATTGGCTAGTGGTCTTAGTGATATTTCTTTAGATGGTATAGAAATTACAGCAACCCATACTGTAGATAATTCTATTTTAAGTTTAACAACTAGTGCGGACGGTTTGGTAACGTTTTCAAACATTTCAGTAGGTACATACACTGTAATAGCTTCAAAATCCACAGATGACTATACTTTAAGTGGTACAGCAAATAATATTACTGTTATGAAACAAGTAACAACAACCGCAATTGTTGAGGTTAATGCAGTTAATCAAGATGGAGGTTTAGTTATTAAAGAAGTGTATTCTGCGGGCTCAGGGTACATCTCTTTATTTAAAGATGCTTTTGTTGAAATTTTTAATAATTCATCTGAGACTTTATATGCAGATGGCATGTATATCGCAAATTTATTTGGAGATACAGGTGTTTCTGGAGATACCGCATTATCTACAGTTTTAACAGATGACACTTATGTTTACACAGATGTAATGAGCCAAATACCAGGAGTAGGAACCGATTATCCGGTAGAGCCAGGTAAAAGTATTGTAATAGCATTAAATGCTGTTGATTATAAAGAAGGAAGTGCAAATCCAGATGGAGAGTTAGATAATACAGACGCTACGCTAGAACATTATTCAATAGATTGGTTAGAGGCTCAAGGGCGTAGTGGGAATTCTTTTTTTGAATTCGATAACCCAGCAGTTGCAAATATGACTAATATTTACATGTTTGATGAAACTAATTTTTTTAGATTAGGTACTGCTTCAGCTAGTGTAGTTTTAGTTAGTAATGAAGCTGTTTTTAGCGATTCGGATATTGTAGATTATACAGAGCCAGGATCGACATCTACTTTTAAATTAATGAAAATTTCTATTGATCAGGTTGTTGATGGTGTTGATATTTTAGATAATTCTGGTGCGGCAGACTATAAGCGTATACCAGCTTCTGTTGATGGTGGTTTTACTTATGTAAATGCAGATGGAGCAATTTCTTATACAGGGTTAAGTTCTAGAAGAAAAATTGACGAAGTAGCTAGTGCACGTTTTGGTAGAACTATTTTGTTAGACACAAATAATTCAACGGTAGATTTTGAAGCAATAGATTTTCCAGATAAATATGGTTACAACAACTAA
- a CDS encoding adenosylcobinamide-GDP ribazoletransferase — MKREVQIFFTALMFYTRIPIPKGIQFKKEYSKASVKYLPLIGLLVGGVSAVILILLLTILPVSIAVTVSFISSLLLTGAFHEDGLADTVDGFGGGWNKEKILLIMKDSTIGAYGAIALVMALLLKFQLLVALVDLPMANGIPTYYFILFVSLAGHSISRVLAVSVMITHQYARINDGTSKLKSITPEGLKWTSPAFLLALTFALFPLFLFQTSYVFLLLFPIYLVRVLLVRFFNKWIGGYTGDCLGAIQQISEIIFYLSIFILWKYI; from the coding sequence ATGAAAAGGGAAGTCCAAATATTCTTTACAGCATTAATGTTTTATACTAGAATTCCTATTCCTAAAGGCATTCAATTTAAAAAAGAGTATTCTAAAGCGTCAGTTAAATATTTACCGCTTATAGGTTTGTTGGTTGGTGGGGTTTCTGCTGTGATATTAATTTTGTTACTTACTATTTTGCCAGTTTCTATAGCGGTAACTGTTTCCTTTATTAGTAGTTTGTTACTAACAGGAGCTTTTCATGAAGATGGTTTGGCAGATACTGTTGATGGTTTTGGAGGCGGATGGAATAAAGAAAAAATTCTTTTAATAATGAAGGATAGCACTATAGGTGCTTATGGAGCTATAGCTTTAGTAATGGCACTTTTGTTGAAGTTTCAATTATTAGTAGCTTTGGTCGATTTACCTATGGCAAACGGAATTCCTACTTATTATTTTATTTTATTTGTTTCGCTCGCTGGTCATAGTATTAGTAGAGTGTTAGCTGTTAGTGTCATGATTACGCATCAATATGCTCGTATAAATGATGGCACTTCAAAATTAAAATCAATAACTCCAGAAGGTTTAAAGTGGACTAGTCCAGCATTTCTTTTAGCACTTACATTTGCTTTATTTCCCTTGTTTTTATTTCAAACATCCTATGTGTTTTTGTTACTTTTTCCAATCTATCTGGTTAGAGTGCTTCTTGTCAGGTTTTTTAACAAGTGGATTGGTGGTTATACAGGGGATTGCCTAGGAGCTATTCAACAAATAAGCGAAATTATATTTTATCTAAGCATTTTTATTTTATGGAAATATATTTAA
- a CDS encoding RNA polymerase sigma-70 factor: MSIKEYKDVFDSLYGSLCVFSTNYVSDLEVAKDLVQDVFIKVWEDEIEFNNELAIKSYLYTSVKNRSLDFLKSKRVKTTEHMPVEELDQLNKESFYLKEVIIEETSSRIEEAINTLPNKCAQIIRLSIKDLSNAEIAEHLKISVNTVKGQKKIAYKRLRPLLKNYFFIVAFAFQSSN; encoded by the coding sequence TTGTCAATAAAAGAATATAAGGATGTTTTCGATTCTTTATATGGTTCGCTATGTGTTTTTTCTACCAATTATGTAAGCGATTTAGAGGTAGCCAAAGACTTAGTTCAAGATGTTTTTATTAAGGTTTGGGAAGATGAAATTGAGTTTAATAATGAACTAGCTATAAAATCTTATTTATACACTTCTGTTAAAAATAGATCGTTAGATTTTTTAAAAAGCAAAAGAGTTAAAACAACCGAACATATGCCGGTGGAAGAGTTAGATCAATTAAATAAAGAGTCTTTTTACTTAAAAGAGGTTATTATAGAAGAAACATCTTCCAGAATAGAAGAAGCTATAAATACATTACCCAACAAATGTGCTCAAATAATTAGATTAAGTATTAAAGATTTATCAAATGCAGAAATTGCTGAACATTTAAAAATATCTGTAAATACGGTTAAAGGTCAAAAAAAAATAGCTTACAAACGTTTAAGGCCTTTATTAAAAAACTACTTCTTTATAGTGGCTTTTGCCTTTCAATCTTCCAATTAA
- the cobC gene encoding alpha-ribazole phosphatase, giving the protein MEIYLIRHTTPDIEKGICYGQSDIPLKNSFLKEAEKVLMAIPNSFDKVYSSPLQRCTQLANLISQDITRDKRLMELDFGSWELKEWSDIPNNEIQPWYDDWVNKPAYKGESYQEQQSRVVEFIEEIPNYYSKIAIVTHSGVIRSLWAHFNNIELKKSFNSLTIEYGAVLKVVYNA; this is encoded by the coding sequence ATGGAAATATATTTAATTAGGCATACTACTCCAGATATTGAAAAGGGTATTTGTTATGGGCAGAGTGATATTCCTTTAAAAAATAGTTTTCTAAAAGAAGCTGAAAAGGTTTTGATGGCAATTCCTAATAGTTTTGATAAAGTGTACTCTAGCCCTTTACAACGGTGTACGCAATTGGCAAATTTAATTTCTCAAGATATTACAAGAGATAAGCGTTTAATGGAACTCGATTTTGGTTCGTGGGAGCTTAAAGAATGGAGCGACATACCAAATAATGAGATACAGCCTTGGTATGATGATTGGGTAAATAAACCTGCTTATAAAGGTGAGTCTTACCAAGAACAACAAAGTCGAGTAGTCGAATTTATAGAAGAAATACCAAATTATTATAGTAAAATAGCCATTGTAACTCACTCAGGAGTTATAAGAAGTTTATGGGCACACTTTAATAATATAGAGTTGAAAAAATCGTTTAATTCCCTAACTATTGAATATGGTGCTGTTTTGAAGGTGGTTTATAACGCTTAG
- the cobT gene encoding nicotinate-nucleotide--dimethylbenzimidazole phosphoribosyltransferase yields MKTFKIQSPDKAILEQLVHKVNNKTKPKGSLGMLEEIAIKIGVIQQTLSPKLSKPTIALFAADHGIAEEGVVNPNPQEVTWQMVYNFLSGGAGINVFTKQHNIALKVIDSGVKYDFKNLPGLIDEKIDLGTNNYLYQPAMTKEQSEKCIEKGAEIATRIYSEGSNIIGFGEMGIGNTSSASLLMSKLLGMPIEDCVGMGAGLDSDGVVNKKQVLRAVIEKHSSVSSTEEILQTFGGFEIAMIAGAMLQAAELKMVLLIDGFIITSALLVALKLNPKVIDYCVFAHTSGEPGHQKILDHFEAKPLLNLGLRLGEGTGAAIAFPLVQSAVSFINEMASFDDVNVANK; encoded by the coding sequence ATGAAAACATTTAAGATTCAATCACCAGATAAAGCCATTTTAGAACAATTAGTTCACAAAGTAAATAATAAAACAAAACCTAAAGGATCTCTTGGAATGTTGGAAGAAATTGCTATAAAAATAGGTGTTATTCAGCAAACTTTAAGTCCTAAATTAAGCAAGCCAACTATTGCTTTATTTGCTGCAGACCATGGTATTGCAGAAGAAGGCGTTGTTAACCCTAATCCACAAGAAGTTACTTGGCAAATGGTCTATAATTTTTTAAGTGGTGGCGCAGGTATTAATGTGTTTACTAAACAGCATAACATTGCGTTAAAAGTAATTGATTCGGGTGTAAAATATGATTTTAAGAATTTACCAGGATTAATTGACGAAAAAATTGATTTAGGAACAAACAATTATCTGTATCAACCAGCAATGACTAAAGAGCAAAGTGAAAAGTGCATTGAAAAAGGAGCAGAAATAGCCACTAGAATTTATTCCGAAGGGTCTAATATTATTGGTTTTGGAGAGATGGGGATTGGAAATACAAGTTCAGCATCTTTGTTAATGAGCAAATTGTTAGGGATGCCAATTGAAGATTGTGTTGGAATGGGAGCTGGTTTAGATAGTGATGGCGTTGTAAATAAAAAGCAAGTGCTTAGAGCTGTTATAGAAAAGCACAGTTCGGTATCATCAACAGAAGAAATTTTACAAACGTTTGGTGGTTTTGAAATAGCCATGATAGCAGGAGCTATGCTGCAAGCCGCTGAATTAAAAATGGTTTTATTAATAGATGGATTTATCATAACATCTGCATTATTGGTTGCTTTAAAATTAAACCCAAAAGTTATTGATTATTGTGTTTTTGCACATACCTCTGGAGAGCCAGGACATCAAAAAATATTAGATCATTTTGAAGCTAAACCTTTATTGAATTTAGGGTTGAGGTTAGGAGAAGGCACGGGAGCTGCCATTGCTTTCCCTTTAGTACAGTCTGCAGTGAGTTTTATAAACGAAATGGCCAGTTTTGATGATGTAAACGTGGCTAATAAATAA
- a CDS encoding FecR family protein — translation MMNFKKIIILSKQIASSLLKDKSAKELETSNLFSEEEKEDILKRLTEEDKIESRLHLKSKIDSKADWQIIKSKLVMPKKTYRWQYAAAAAIVLGVLSSTYFLKGNSLGNNINAPIIVDNQIEPGIDKALLTLESGEVVELVKGVKYEAEYLKTEGEELVYQENLKKQVVEEEISFNYLSIPKGGQFQITLEDGTHVWLNSESKLKYPVYFIKGNPRLVELVYGEAYFDVSPSTNHNGAKFQVISKGQNVEVLGTEFNIKAYQDEVNIYTTLVEGKVEVSFGEIKENLIPKQQSILNIENNVFAIAHVDVYNEIAWKDGVFNFENKTLKDIMMVLSRWYDIDVAFEKKDLETQKFIGALKKNYSIEKILTIFQKANIINSYEINKKSVIIK, via the coding sequence ATGATGAACTTTAAGAAAATCATAATATTATCTAAGCAAATAGCGTCTTCTCTTTTGAAAGATAAAAGCGCTAAGGAATTAGAGACTTCTAATTTGTTTTCTGAAGAAGAAAAAGAAGATATTTTAAAAAGACTTACAGAAGAAGATAAAATAGAATCGAGATTACATCTTAAATCAAAAATAGATAGTAAAGCAGATTGGCAAATTATAAAATCTAAACTAGTTATGCCTAAAAAAACGTACCGCTGGCAGTATGCGGCAGCAGCAGCAATTGTTCTAGGAGTGCTATCATCAACGTACTTTTTAAAAGGAAATAGTTTAGGTAATAATATAAACGCACCTATTATTGTCGATAATCAAATAGAACCAGGTATCGATAAGGCTTTATTAACCTTGGAGAGCGGAGAAGTTGTAGAATTGGTTAAAGGCGTAAAGTATGAAGCTGAATACTTAAAAACTGAAGGAGAAGAACTTGTTTATCAAGAAAATCTAAAAAAACAAGTCGTAGAAGAGGAAATCTCTTTTAACTATTTAAGTATTCCAAAAGGAGGGCAATTTCAAATTACGCTTGAAGATGGTACACATGTATGGTTAAATTCAGAATCTAAATTAAAATACCCTGTATATTTTATAAAAGGAAACCCACGTTTGGTAGAACTTGTTTACGGTGAGGCATATTTTGATGTATCTCCAAGTACCAATCATAACGGCGCCAAATTCCAGGTTATAAGTAAGGGACAAAATGTAGAAGTGTTAGGTACAGAATTTAATATTAAAGCTTATCAAGATGAGGTTAATATCTACACAACTTTAGTAGAAGGAAAAGTAGAAGTGAGTTTTGGTGAGATAAAAGAAAACTTAATACCTAAACAGCAATCGATTTTAAATATAGAAAACAATGTTTTCGCCATAGCTCATGTTGATGTTTATAACGAAATAGCATGGAAGGATGGTGTATTTAATTTTGAAAATAAAACACTTAAAGATATCATGATGGTGCTTTCTAGATGGTACGATATAGATGTTGCTTTCGAGAAAAAAGATTTAGAAACACAAAAATTTATAGGAGCCTTAAAGAAGAATTATAGTATTGAAAAAATACTAACCATTTTTCAGAAAGCCAATATTATTAATTCTTATGAGATTAATAAAAAGTCTGTAATTATAAAATAA
- a CDS encoding TonB-dependent receptor, translated as MKFKLISACSVSRKGLLNCIMRIFVFLFCATMFGFSSNNALSQNAKINITEDQVVTVDEVFKIIKEQSSDYMFIYRQSLFEFFPKVELKKGIIKVDKLLTLALSGGNVDVTMMDDNVILIKEKPIEVNNKEAGEKNYDKVEIKGRVLDINNKPLSDVNVIVAELNIGTFTNKNGEFSLQLPHNNFLLNLSLIGYKIKEIDLALELDLSNINITLKEDLLDLDTVVVTATKTVSREGTSSYKIGSQAMKQVQAMNLADVLSLLPGNKAQQSDLTSTKQANLRSAVASDVNAFGTAIILDGAAISTDANMQTKNASSLDGGKSNVAGGVDLRSITLANVESVEVIAGVASPKYGNLSSGGILVKSKVGKSPYIVSKNVSSTNYQASIAKGYELNNYGVLNSDFSYAYSSGSPTERKLFYQSFNLGLRWKLPVFENLEWNHFTSFRIGHSDDGNRHEPEEVYKNEADVKSTSFQATLSGDFSSSILGKVSYNFSGSLVNQHSYYDTYVINGPFPIIEALESGTYATTYSPNAFNQTRDIKGRPVNVNGRIDAQQHLNLETIDFNFETGLQYTFDDNTGSGRVSTGNIAHSQDIAGSRSTTFEKIPASKTFSAYHQTVIKRTGENSKQQLNLGVRYDNMLERYNLWSPRMSFLSKYNNFTARAAWGVSYKAPAMVQLYPGRSYIDYINFQYYAENPDERLAIVSTYVYQPTNEHLKPNYSDLKEIGFDWSPAFMNINFTYFKKDMRRGINTTEELILLPKPVYQVASAPEGEQPVVEPTGEVSNIPRTVSVMKNNAFTSTDGVELTLSPEKIKATNTQFNFRYSYLESLVTDKGFDIDKSAYVVGDNSVRYGVYENTLTKAVRSFGTVTLIQHIPSLRFVLTLSAELNFKESSEYIGASLYPFAYYDADGNYVEIPEANRMNLEFADLIRDENTFTTTETPFYSNFNLQIRKESKQGHSFSFYANNAPWYNPTYEFLGSNRRLNSKLSVGFNLTLLIK; from the coding sequence ATGAAATTTAAATTAATTAGTGCCTGCTCTGTTTCAAGAAAAGGTCTCTTAAACTGTATTATGCGAATATTTGTATTCTTGTTTTGTGCTACAATGTTTGGCTTTAGTTCTAACAATGCGCTATCTCAAAATGCTAAAATCAATATTACGGAAGACCAAGTAGTTACCGTCGATGAAGTTTTTAAAATTATTAAAGAACAATCTAGCGACTACATGTTTATTTATAGGCAATCTCTATTTGAGTTTTTTCCTAAAGTAGAATTGAAAAAAGGAATTATTAAAGTTGATAAACTTTTAACGTTGGCTTTATCGGGAGGGAATGTTGATGTAACGATGATGGATGATAATGTTATCTTAATTAAAGAGAAGCCTATCGAGGTTAATAACAAAGAAGCTGGAGAAAAAAATTATGATAAAGTAGAAATAAAAGGGCGTGTATTAGATATAAATAATAAACCGCTTTCTGATGTTAATGTTATAGTTGCCGAGTTAAATATTGGGACATTTACAAATAAAAACGGTGAGTTTTCGTTACAGTTGCCTCATAATAACTTTCTTTTAAATTTAAGCCTTATTGGTTATAAAATAAAAGAGATTGATTTAGCCTTAGAATTAGATTTATCGAATATAAATATAACACTAAAGGAAGATTTATTAGATTTAGATACGGTAGTGGTTACCGCTACAAAAACAGTGAGTAGAGAGGGGACTTCATCTTATAAAATAGGTAGCCAAGCCATGAAGCAAGTACAAGCCATGAACCTGGCAGACGTGCTAAGTTTACTTCCCGGAAATAAAGCACAACAATCCGATTTAACATCAACCAAACAGGCTAACTTAAGAAGCGCTGTAGCTTCTGATGTAAATGCATTTGGAACGGCAATTATTTTGGATGGAGCAGCAATAAGTACAGATGCAAATATGCAAACAAAAAATGCATCGTCCTTAGATGGGGGGAAATCTAATGTTGCTGGAGGTGTAGATTTAAGAAGTATAACATTAGCAAATGTAGAATCTGTTGAGGTTATAGCAGGTGTGGCATCACCCAAGTATGGGAATTTATCGTCTGGTGGAATTTTAGTGAAAAGTAAAGTAGGTAAATCGCCTTATATCGTCTCGAAAAATGTGTCTTCTACAAATTATCAGGCATCTATAGCAAAAGGGTATGAGTTAAATAATTATGGTGTTTTAAACTCTGATTTTTCGTATGCTTATTCCTCTGGTTCTCCTACGGAAAGAAAATTATTTTATCAAAGTTTTAATTTAGGATTGAGATGGAAACTCCCGGTGTTTGAAAATTTAGAATGGAATCATTTTACATCTTTTAGAATTGGTCATTCAGATGATGGAAATCGTCATGAACCTGAAGAGGTTTATAAAAACGAAGCAGATGTAAAAAGTACCTCTTTTCAGGCAACACTTTCGGGAGATTTTTCATCGTCTATTTTAGGGAAAGTAAGCTATAATTTTAGTGGTAGTTTAGTTAATCAACATTCGTATTATGATACGTATGTTATTAATGGCCCTTTTCCAATTATCGAGGCTTTAGAGAGTGGTACTTATGCAACAACCTATTCACCAAATGCATTTAATCAAACTAGAGATATTAAAGGACGCCCTGTTAATGTAAATGGCAGAATAGATGCACAACAACACCTTAATTTAGAAACTATAGATTTTAATTTTGAAACTGGACTGCAATACACTTTCGATGATAATACGGGTAGCGGTAGGGTGTCTACAGGTAATATAGCACACTCACAAGATATTGCAGGTAGTAGATCTACAACTTTTGAAAAAATACCAGCATCTAAAACATTTTCAGCATACCATCAAACTGTAATAAAGCGTACAGGTGAAAATTCTAAACAACAACTTAATTTAGGAGTAAGGTATGATAATATGTTGGAACGTTACAATTTGTGGTCTCCTCGTATGTCTTTTTTGTCAAAATATAATAATTTTACGGCACGAGCGGCTTGGGGTGTATCATATAAAGCGCCGGCTATGGTGCAACTTTACCCTGGTCGATCTTATATTGATTATATTAATTTTCAGTATTACGCCGAAAATCCAGACGAGCGTTTGGCTATAGTTAGTACTTATGTTTACCAACCTACAAACGAGCATTTAAAACCTAATTATTCCGATTTAAAAGAAATAGGATTCGATTGGTCCCCAGCCTTCATGAATATCAATTTTACCTATTTTAAAAAAGATATGCGCCGTGGGATTAACACAACAGAAGAATTGATATTACTTCCAAAACCTGTTTATCAAGTAGCAAGTGCTCCCGAGGGCGAACAACCGGTAGTTGAGCCTACAGGAGAAGTAAGTAATATTCCAAGAACGGTAAGTGTTATGAAAAATAATGCCTTTACATCTACCGATGGTGTTGAGCTTACATTGAGCCCAGAAAAAATAAAAGCAACCAATACTCAATTTAATTTTAGATATAGTTACTTAGAAAGTTTGGTTACGGATAAAGGATTTGATATTGATAAATCTGCGTACGTTGTTGGTGATAATTCTGTGCGTTACGGGGTGTACGAAAACACATTAACAAAAGCCGTTAGAAGTTTTGGTACGGTAACATTAATACAACATATTCCGTCTTTGAGATTTGTATTAACCCTTTCTGCAGAATTAAACTTTAAAGAAAGTAGCGAGTATATAGGAGCTAGCTTATATCCATTTGCATATTATGATGCCGATGGGAATTATGTTGAAATCCCTGAAGCAAACAGAATGAATTTAGAATTCGCTGATTTAATTAGAGATGAAAATACCTTTACCACAACAGAAACACCTTTCTATAGCAATTTTAATTTACAAATACGTAAAGAATCTAAACAAGGGCATTCGTTTAGTTTCTACGCAAATAATGCGCCGTGGTATAATCCAACTTACGAGTTTTTAGGAAGTAATAGAAGACTTAACAGTAAGCTTTCAGTAGGTTTTAATCTCACCTTATTAATTAAATAA